The Acidobacteriota bacterium genome window below encodes:
- a CDS encoding SpoIVB peptidase S55, which translates to MKNLLFPRLVVLLAIVLCAAAGSAATPKKTVAQAPAPAPAAAANAALPEVASNVVSNVASNVASTPNIIPITEIEPGMRGVAYTVFEGVKPEPMEVEVLGVLKNNFNGPKSNVILVRLHGQKVEYTGVVAGMSGSPVYFNGRLAGALAFRLGEFSREPIAGVTPIEEMLEINELDKTIPAESVAGGKPKSEATKTSMTAPPAPAAAPEVPAYAQYLKPIGAPLVFSGFSEDSVRRFASQFASAGVMPVMGAGSVSDEKQPEPLEPGSSVSALLVRGDMNIAATCTVTYMDAQRLLACGHPLLQFGMVDMPMTKSRVLATLPSPANAFKIVNATEEVGSFVQDRHTGIMGRFNKQPRMIPVTLNVHGGPKPVSYHYEVLSNSKITPLLMMATVFNSLQSMNDAGDDITFRMTGKIGVAGYPDVNLQNMFSPVDSNMPAAFVVAVSLGDRFGRIFENPYVTPNIQGVTMDLDLIRERKFAKLESARTDVTEARPGEQIVVEAVLRPYRGERIVRQIPVKVPTSTPKGTLRILVSDGETLDRTRRMSLAFGGRYDLGTTIASLNKEHLNDHLYVSLLEANPQAMIEDKVMPTLPLSVMNVMDGMRGTRDMLVTGESAVDEASTPLAYVVSGAQVITITIK; encoded by the coding sequence ATGAAGAATCTATTGTTCCCGCGCCTCGTTGTCCTGCTCGCCATCGTTCTGTGCGCTGCAGCCGGATCAGCCGCCACCCCGAAAAAAACAGTCGCGCAAGCTCCCGCCCCTGCGCCGGCGGCCGCCGCCAATGCGGCGTTGCCCGAAGTCGCTTCGAACGTCGTCTCAAACGTCGCTTCGAACGTCGCTTCGACGCCCAACATCATCCCCATAACGGAGATCGAGCCGGGGATGCGCGGCGTGGCCTACACCGTCTTTGAGGGAGTGAAGCCGGAGCCGATGGAGGTAGAAGTCCTCGGCGTGCTCAAGAATAACTTCAACGGCCCGAAGAGCAACGTGATCCTGGTCCGCCTCCACGGACAAAAAGTGGAATACACCGGCGTGGTCGCCGGCATGAGCGGCAGCCCGGTCTATTTCAATGGACGCCTCGCCGGCGCGCTGGCGTTCCGTCTCGGAGAATTCTCGCGCGAGCCGATCGCCGGCGTTACTCCCATCGAAGAGATGCTGGAGATCAATGAGCTCGACAAGACCATCCCGGCAGAATCCGTTGCCGGCGGTAAGCCGAAATCGGAGGCGACGAAGACATCGATGACAGCGCCGCCGGCGCCTGCCGCCGCGCCCGAGGTTCCCGCCTACGCGCAATATCTCAAGCCCATCGGCGCTCCTCTGGTGTTCTCAGGATTCAGCGAAGATTCCGTGCGCCGCTTTGCCTCGCAGTTTGCCTCCGCCGGCGTGATGCCGGTGATGGGAGCGGGCTCGGTGAGCGACGAGAAACAGCCCGAGCCGCTCGAACCGGGCTCGTCCGTGAGCGCGCTGCTGGTCCGCGGCGACATGAACATCGCCGCCACCTGCACCGTGACATACATGGACGCGCAACGGCTGCTCGCCTGCGGCCATCCGCTGCTGCAGTTCGGCATGGTCGACATGCCGATGACCAAGTCGCGCGTGCTCGCCACGCTGCCTTCACCAGCCAACGCTTTCAAGATCGTGAACGCGACCGAAGAAGTGGGATCGTTCGTGCAAGACCGCCACACCGGCATCATGGGCCGCTTCAACAAGCAGCCGCGGATGATCCCGGTAACGCTCAACGTACACGGCGGGCCCAAGCCGGTGAGCTACCACTACGAGGTGCTCTCCAACTCGAAGATCACGCCGCTGCTGATGATGGCCACGGTGTTCAACTCGCTGCAGAGCATGAACGACGCCGGGGACGACATCACCTTCCGCATGACGGGCAAGATCGGGGTGGCAGGATATCCGGACGTGAACCTGCAGAACATGTTCTCGCCCGTCGACTCCAATATGCCGGCAGCGTTCGTGGTGGCAGTCTCGCTGGGCGACCGCTTTGGACGCATCTTCGAGAACCCTTACGTCACGCCGAATATCCAGGGTGTGACCATGGACCTGGACCTGATCCGCGAGCGCAAGTTCGCCAAGCTGGAAAGCGCGCGCACCGACGTGACCGAGGCCCGGCCCGGGGAGCAGATCGTGGTCGAGGCAGTGCTGCGTCCATATCGCGGCGAGCGCATCGTGCGCCAGATCCCGGTCAAGGTCCCCACCTCAACGCCGAAGGGCACGCTGCGGATCCTGGTGTCCGATGGCGAGACGCTCGACCGCACGCGGCGCATGAGCCTGGCCTTCGGCGGACGCTACGACCTGGGCACCACCATCGCCTCGCTCAACAAGGAACATCTTAACGACCACCTTTACGTCTCGTTGCTGGAAGCGAATCCGCAGGCCATGATCGAAGACAAGGTCATGCCCACGCTGCCGCTTTCGGTGATGAATGTGATGGACGGCATGCGCGGCACCCGCGACATGCTGGTCACCGGCGAGAGCGCGGTGGACGAAGCTTCCACCCCGCTGGCCTATGTGGTGAGCGGCGCGCAAGTCATCACCATCACCATAAAATGA
- a CDS encoding VWA domain-containing protein translates to MPAERLAVLVRLALVAAALAAPFSFAQPQAPQTNPTQPPPSGASGSKDAQESAPSSGGPEGDVGTIAIPKKKDESAPPEKKDKPEKFKNPAGMPDYSVRVDVPSVTVDVTVTTREGGFVPGLHKENFRVLEDGVPQKVTTFTQSEAPITAVLLVEFANTNYSFINDMLAASYTFASGLKPQDWIAVVSYDMRPQILADFTQDKKQIYAALGHLRIPGFSETNLFDALYDTLDRIDRIEGRKYVILISSGLDTFSKHTLDDAYKKVKTTPNVTIFAVSTGGFVRTQVEGRMGPITSMNYLQADNQMNYFAKMTGGQAYKPRFLGEMPEIFGSIANVIRSQYSLAYHPSNTKMDGSYRKIKVELVNPMNGEPLKMVNEKGKQLKYQIIARDGYSAKHQVE, encoded by the coding sequence ATGCCCGCAGAACGCCTTGCCGTGTTAGTCCGGTTGGCATTGGTGGCAGCCGCGCTGGCGGCACCGTTCAGCTTCGCCCAGCCGCAAGCGCCGCAGACGAACCCGACCCAGCCCCCGCCCTCCGGCGCTTCCGGGTCGAAGGACGCGCAGGAGTCCGCGCCCAGCTCCGGCGGCCCCGAGGGCGACGTCGGGACGATCGCCATCCCCAAGAAGAAGGATGAGAGCGCGCCGCCGGAAAAGAAAGACAAGCCGGAGAAATTCAAGAACCCGGCAGGCATGCCCGATTACTCGGTGCGCGTCGACGTGCCCTCGGTGACCGTGGACGTGACCGTCACTACCCGGGAGGGCGGCTTCGTCCCCGGCCTGCACAAAGAGAACTTCCGTGTGCTCGAAGATGGCGTTCCGCAGAAGGTGACCACGTTCACCCAGTCCGAGGCGCCCATCACTGCGGTGCTGCTGGTCGAGTTCGCCAACACGAACTACAGTTTCATCAATGACATGCTCGCCGCTTCCTACACCTTCGCCTCCGGATTGAAGCCGCAGGACTGGATCGCGGTGGTGTCCTATGACATGCGGCCGCAGATCCTCGCCGACTTCACCCAGGACAAGAAGCAGATCTACGCCGCGCTCGGTCACCTGCGCATTCCCGGATTCAGCGAGACCAACCTGTTCGACGCGCTCTACGACACGCTCGACCGCATTGACCGCATCGAAGGCCGCAAATACGTGATCCTGATCTCCAGCGGCCTCGACACCTTCAGCAAGCACACTCTCGACGACGCGTATAAGAAGGTGAAGACTACGCCGAACGTCACCATCTTCGCCGTGAGTACGGGCGGCTTCGTCCGCACCCAGGTCGAGGGCAGGATGGGTCCGATCACCTCGATGAATTACCTGCAGGCTGACAATCAGATGAATTACTTCGCCAAAATGACCGGCGGACAAGCCTACAAGCCGCGCTTTCTTGGCGAGATGCCGGAGATCTTCGGTTCCATCGCCAACGTGATCCGCAGCCAGTACTCGCTCGCCTACCATCCCAGCAACACCAAAATGGATGGCTCGTATCGCAAGATCAAGGTCGAGCTGGTGAACCCTATGAACGGGGAGCCGCTGAAGATGGTCAACGAGAAGGGCAAGCAGCTGAAGTACCAGATCATCGCGCGTGACGGCTACAGCGCCAAGCACCAGGTGGAGTAG